ATGCGAGGGGACGTTTCTCCCTTTTACCCCTACGAGTTCCAACTGCGCCTAGGGTTAATTGTGTCCTTTTGCTCCTTTTTGAAACCGTCTTTTGGCTTTTTGTTTCGGTTCCCTCGTCCGTTtcattttcttctctattttctcttctgAAAGAAAAACTCATCATCTGAAACGAAGCTCTTTTTTCCTTTGCGGTTTTTGCTTTTTTGGTGCTGCTtgcttcttctacttttctcAAGCTTCCTTCTGCATTACCAGGTTGGCATGCTTCGCTTTCCTTCTTTTTACTTTGTGAATATTTGCTCTGTCCTTGCCATGCGTTGTTTTTACTCTTTTACTGTTTGTGTCTTTTTGGGGGGTAGCATTTTGAGTTTTGGAGGGGCTGAGTGCCGCCGTGTTTGTTTAACAGTGGTGGTGAGCCACCGCGCTGGTTTAGTAGTGGTGTTAGGTTTCTGTCTTATAGGGTCAGTAGGCTGATGGTGGTGCTCCTCCCTGTTTTAGGTATGCAACGGCGGAGGAATGAGGGTGTGGGAGCCCCGGTGGCCCCCTCCAGGGGCGTTCCCAATCGCTACGGTTGGGTGACTAGCGATGTGTGGGGCGTTCCGTCTCGGATGACGGAGGACGATCTTCAACGGCTCCGTGATCAGGGGGCGatctgtggtggtggtgatgaggaGGGGCGGTATGAGCTCGTTCTTCCTGATGCCGACGAGCGCGTCTGTTACCTGAACCTTCATTCGCCCACCGTTCCGGATTGGATGTGGGTTTATGAGTCGATGTTCACTCGGCTCGGTGTGCGGTTGCCTTTTTCGCTGTTTGTTCAAGATCTGCTGAGTCGGTGTTTCGTGGCACCGTCTCAGTTTCACCCGAATAGTTGGGCTGCCGTGCGGTCGTTTGAACTGGTGTGCCGGTATCTCGATCTTCCGGCTTCTGttcctgtttttctttttcttttcttgtgcaCTCTTCCGACTAAAGAGGGGAAGCACAAGAAGGGATATATGTCTTTCCGTGCTCAACCTCATCACCGGATTTTTGGGTTATTCGAGGATTCTTTTCACGGTTTTAAGTGGGAGTATTTTAAGGTGCGTCCTGTTCAGGGACATCGTCCGTTTTGGCTGACACTGGAGGGCGAGCGCCGGTTTCCGACGTATTGGAACTTTGGTGCTGGCCCGTCGGTTTTAACCAAGTTTACTTATGATGGTTTGTCTCGGGAGGATAAGGATATTGCTAGCGTTTTGTGGTATTTGTTCGGGGAGCGTCCGTTGAACCCTCGAGATGTTATGGGGGATCCCGAGGCTTGTCGGACGTATATTGGTGGgtagctctttttttttttgacttgatttttctttctttttccagttgagatggctggtgggTTGACTTCTTTGGCGAGGTTGAAGGCGGCGATGGGTCGGGAGGAAGGGTCGTCGTCTCCTGCTACCCCCGTCTCTAATCTGGCTGTGGGTTCTCAGGGCGTTTCCCATGAGGTAGTTTTGTCGGGAGTGAGGGCCGAAGCTCGGGCCTCGCCGGGTCCTGTGAACTCGCCTGAGGTTGTCGTGGTGTCGACTGCCGAGGCTTCCCGGAAGAGAAAGAGGCCCGAGGATCCTAGCAGCGAAACTTTTGAGGAGGAGGGTGCTGTGCCCAGTGTGATTGATCGTCGCTTTGATGCTTCCGGTTTTATCGATCAGCACCTGATGCCTGGGACAGAGCCGTTTTTTGATGGCTATGATGTCTCGTTTCAGGCTAAGTCGGTGTACCGTGCACTTCTCCGGTCTGCCGTTGTTGTCCGTAAGGCCGAGCCCGTAATGGCTCAGGTTGGGTTGTTAGATAAGAAGCTTCGTCAGTCGCAGGCTGAGGTGGCTAAgttaaaggaggagcttgaggctgCTGGGGTTGCGAAGGAGAAGGCAGTGAAGTCTTCCGAGGAAGCTGGGGCGGAGATTCTCCGACTTTCCGAGGTTGAAACTTCACTTCGTTCCCAGTTGGCAGAGGAGCGTAAGCGGGCTTCCGATGCGGGTTCCCAGTCGGCGGTGCTTCTTGGTGAAGTGGAGATTTTGAAGGCCGAGGTTGCTGCCTTGAAGAAGGAGAAGACGGAGTTGCTAGCTGATGCAAAGGATGCAATTGCGGCTACCAAGGAGACGATGAGGGCTCAGGCCTTGGTGTTGGCTCCTGGTGTGGATGTATCTGCGATGGGGGCCTTCAAGACTGTTCGTGATGGCCAGATTGTCGACCTCGAGTAGTTTCTATCTGTATTTCTTTGGTTTTTTCTTTAAACtgtttttttgaatatttttggatggCCAAGGGCCGTGTACTTTGGAACACCGTACTTTCGTTTTTAGTAGCATTTATTGGCCGTCGGGCTTTTTTGTATGTTCTGTAGTTATGTTGTTTTTCGGCCGTTCGGGCCTTATGTTTTGAGCTATTCCGCGTTTGTTTTTCGTTTCCTCGGACCGTCGTTTGGTCGGGTTTTTTATGGATATCCGTGTGTTGGGCCTGGGGGGTGATCAGTCCTCCAGTCGTGGTCGTGTCTACGTTCCGTTTTTGGGATGTGTAGGAAAGTGGAAATAGCTTTTAATGGAATTTTTATTGAATGGTTGgacctcgttaaaaccctccgttaACGGCGTGAAAGAGTACCCGAgattacaaatataaataaaggataaaaatagaaaggaaaaataaaagagggCGACCTATTTAGGTCGGTCTAGGCGTAGTATCGTCGCAAGTTGGCTGCGTTCCAGGTCCTCGGGACTTCGTTGCCGTCGAGCCGTTCGAGTTTATACGCTCCTTTTCCGATTACGGCCTTgattctgtatggtccttcccagttgggggtgagctttccttctcctggagTCGGGGGACCGATATCGTTTCGCCGTAGGACGAGGTCATCAGCCGCGAATTCTCGTCGGATAACGCCGTGATTGTATCTTAGGCTGATTCTTTGTTTAAGTGCTAATTCTTTGACGTGAGCTATGTTTCTTTCTTCATCAATGAGGTCTCTTTCTGCTTCTTCGTCGTTGCCTCCGACCGTTTTCTTGGGGCTGGGGTCCCCGTTTTCAACTGGGATGACTGCTTCAACCCCGTATGTTAATCGGAAAGGCGTTTCCCCCGTGGTCGTTTGGGGTGTTGTTCGGTACGACCATAGAACCGACCCTAATTCGTCCGCCCATGgtcctttggcttcgtcgagccgTTTTTTGAGTCCTTTAACGATTATTTTGTTTGCGGATTCCACctgtccgtttgtttgggggtgttctactGAGCTGAAGCGATGGGATATCTGTAATCCTCCTAGGAACTCTTTGAATTTTTTATCGGTAAATTGAGTTCCGTTGTCTGATATGACGACCTCGGGGATTCCGAAGCGGGTGATGATTTATCGCCAGACGAATTTTCGGCATTAGGTCGCCGTTATGGAGGCCAGAGGTTCGGCCtcgatccatttggtgtagtaatcTATAGCGACAATGAGGTATCTGAGCTGGTCGGGAGCCGTAGGGAAGGGCCCGACGAGGTCGATCCTCCAAGTGCCGAATGGCCGTTCTGCCGATATGGTGCTGAGCTGGTGTGGGGCGGCTTGGTGGATATTGGCGTGTCTTTGGCATTTGTCACAGCTTTTTACCAATTGTATGGAGTCTCGAATGATTGTGGGCCAGAAGTAGCCAGCCTTGATGATTTTTTGGGCTAATGTTTTGCCTCCGACGTGGTGTCCGCAGCAGCCTTCGTGGATTTCACGGAGTATGTACTCTGTGTCCCTGGGTTCGACACATTTGAGTAGGGGTTGCGAGAATCCTCGTTTGTATAGTTGTCCCACTATGATGGTATAGTTGGCGGCTTCCCTTTTTATTCGCTTTCCTTCTTTCAGGTCTGGCGGTAAAGTTCCGTCGAGGAGGTATTGTAGGATGGGGTATGTCCACGACCCCTGGCTTGAGATCGTCAGATGAGAGTTGATTGCTGTTGACACAGAGGGCGACCGAACGACCTCTTGAATTAGCGATTTGTTACCGTGTCCCGGTTTGGTACTGGCTAGCTTGGAGAGTAGGTCTGCCCTGGTGTTTCGTTCCCTGGGAACGTGCCGTATGATAATGCTTTCGAACCCTTCTTTCAGTTCGTTTACCTTGGTGAGGTATTGTTGGAGCAGGGGATCTCGTGCCTGGTAGCTTCCGTTGATTTGGGAACTGACTACCTGGGAATCGGTATTTACTTCTAAGGCGTTTACACCGACTTCCCGGGCTAGGGTCAGACCTGCTAagagggcttcgtattctgcttgattgtttgaTACTGGGAATTCGTACCGTACTGACTGTTCAATTGTGATTCCGTTTTGGTTTTCGAGTATGATTCCGGCTCCTCCGTGAGTGGAGTTTGACGAGCCGTTGACGTGTAATTTCCATGGTTCCGGGATGAGTTTTCCTGGAGTCATTTCGGCGATGAAATCAGTCAAGGCTTGTGCCTTGATAGCGTTCCGGGGTTCGAATCTGATCTGGAATTGGGATAACTcgatggaccatgctagcattcttCCCGCTAGGTCGGGTTTTTGTAACACTTGCTTGACCGCCTGGTCGGTTCGAACCGTTACGGGGTGGGCCTGGAAATATTGTCGCAGGCGTCGGGAGGCTGTAAGGAGTGCGAAAGCTAGCTTTTCTAAGCGTGAATAGCGAGTTTCCGCATCCTGTAagactttgcttatgaagtatacgggtttttGCTCCTTTTTCTCGTCTTCACGGACGAGAGCCGCTGCAAGTGCCTCTTCTGTTATGGAAAGGTATAAGTAGAGTGTTTCTCCTGTTTGGGATTTGGCGAGGATTGGTGGTTCCGATAAGGCCTTCTTGAAGtgttggaatgcttcttcgcattTTGTTTCCCACTTAAAAGGGGTCccttttttcattagtttgaagAAAGGGATTGCTTTTTGGGCTGATGCACCGAGAAAGCGTGATAACGCGGTTAGTCTGCCGGTGAGCTTTTGGATGTCCTTAAGGTTTTTGGGGTTTGCCATTTCGAGGACGGCACGACATTTCtccgggtttgcttcaactcCGCGTTGTGTGATCATGAAGCCGAGGAACTTTCCTGCCTCCATTCCGAAGGCGCACTTTGCCGGGTTGAGCCGCATTTGGTGCTTTCGTAGGGTGTTCATTATGACCGTGAGGTCGTTGATTAGTTGTTCGCTGGATTCAGTCTTGGCGAGCATGTCGTCAATGTAGACTTCTAACTTGTCTCCGGTTAGGTCTCGAAAGATCTTGTTAACAAGTCTTTGGTAGGTGGCTCCAGCGTTTTTCAAGCCGAATGGCATCACTGTGTAACAGTATGTTCCGTCTGGGGTGATGAATGCGGTTTTTTcttcgtctggtcggtgcatcggtatttGGTTATAGCcggaatatgcgtccatgaagctgaggtatcggTGGCCGGATGCTGCGTCTACTaatccgtcgatgtttggtagggggaaggcgtccttcgggcaagctttgtttaggtccgtgtagtcgacgcacattcgccatttcccgttAGGTTTCCGTACTAgcacgacgttggctagccaggtcGTGTAGGGGAGTTCCCGGATGAAGTTGGCTTCGAGTAGGACTTTGACTTGTTTTTTGACTTCGGCGGCTCGGTCTGGCGACATTTTTCGTCGTCTTTGTGCTACCGGCTTGGCTTGGGGGTCCACGGCTAGGTGGTGGGACATTAGGTCGGGGTTaatgcccggcatgtcggctggtgtaAATGCGAATAAGTCTTTGTTTTGTTTCAGGAGTTGGGAGAGTTCTTCTTTAAGATCGTTTGGGAGGTTTCTATTGATGAAGGTATATTCTTCCTTGGTTGGTCCTATCTGTAGTTTTTCCATGTCTCCTTCTGGTTCTGGCCTAGGTTGGCCGTCTTGTCGCGCATCTAGGTCGGCTAGGAATATTCCGGCCGCATCTCGGGATTTTTTCCTTAGggctaggctggtgttgtcgcattcggCTGCGACCTCTCGGTCTCCGTGAATGGTACCGATGGAGCCGTCGTCGGTTCTGAACTTCATGAGGAGGTATTTGGTGAAGATGACTGCGGAGAAGtcattgattgtttttcttccgagGATCACGTTATAGGCTGTGGAGTCTTTAAGGACTACGAATTCAGATAGGATTGTCTTTTTCTGATTGCTCGTTCCTATGGTGATGGGTAGGGTAATTGAGCCGTCTGGTTTGAGAAAGTTGTCGCCAAGTCCCGTGACGCCGTGGCGGTGTGTTTGGAGGTTATCATTGCGGAGCCCGAGCTTGTCAAAGGCTCCCCGGAAAAGGATGTTGGAGTCTGCACCGGTGTCTACCAGTATCCTTCGTACTAGTCCTGTTCCGATCCTGGCTGAGATGACGAAGGGGGCATCTTCGGCTGAGGTGCCGTGCAGGCAATCCTCCGGTAAGAATGTTATCATGTTGCTAGTGGCGGCGATTGGGGCTTGGTTTCTGACGGCCATTACCTTGAGGTCTTTTTTTATTGCTAATTTTGACTTGCTCGATACGTCCTTGCCTGTGATGATGTTTACTATGATGGTCGGGTCTTCCTCCGGACTCTCCCTGGTGGGTTGCCTTTGTGTTCTTGGGTTACGTCCTTCTCTTTCTGGTGACTTGTCTTTCTCCGCGCGTcttggttctctgatgattttggcaaattccaggagtttgccgtctcgtatggcCTGTTCAAGAGCGTCTTTGAGGTCGAAGCAATCTTGTGTTTTGTGGCCGTAACCTCGGTGGTAGTCACAGTAGAGGGTTTTGTTGCCTCCCGTCCTTTCTTTGAGTTGTCGGGCTCTTGGGATGATGCCTCGATCTGCTATTTGATGGTATATCTCCGTAATTGGTGCAGTTAGGGGCGTGTAATTAGAGAATTTGCCAATTCTCGGTGGCCGGTTGGTCGGCTTGGGGTGGTCCCGTTGATTCTCTTTAGGTGTTGGGTTATGCCGGGGAGCCGAATTGCCGTGTTGGGCGTgctgccgtttgttggcagcGACGACCTGGCTGACCTCTTCGTCGTTAATGTAGTCTCTGGCGACGTTCTGGATTTCGTGCATGGTCCATACTGGTTTGGTAGTGAGGTGTTTGCGAAAGTCCTCGTTCATGAGCCCGTTAGTCAGGCAAAGGCTTGCGACGGaatccgtgagtccgtcgaccgttaggcattcgtcgttgaagcggtcgaggtattttcTTGTGGATTCGTCTAGCTTTTGTGTGACCCCTAACAAGCTGTTTGGCTTTGGTGATTCTGGTCGTGAACTGGGCCATGAATTTTCGTGCTATGTCGTGGAAGCTGGCTATGGATCCGttcgggagggcgttgaaccatttgatcgccGGTCCGGCaagggttaccgggaaggctctgCACCGGACTGCGTCGGCCGCTCCTTCTAAGTTCATTCTGGCCTCGAAAGCCGTTAGATGTTCCTGAGGGTCCTTGGTTCCATCATACTTCATGTCGGTGGGTTTGTCGAAACCTTTGGGGAGTTTCGCTCttaagattctttctgtgaagggTGTAGCTCCCATTATGGTGTGGTCGCTTCTCGTGCGTTTGGTGTTTCGGTATCTCCGGTCCTCGTCCGAATCGTGTTGACGACTTAGATCCCGAGAAGCGCTGCGGTGGTGTTTCTTGTTGTATCGCCGTTCTAGCGATTTCTCGTGTCGGTGGTTGCGTGAGATGCTGCGATCATCTCTCCTATCGTGTTGCCGGGTTGGCGACCTGCCGCGGTGGGATCTTGACCTGGAAGTTGCCTGGCTTCCGTGTTCGTTATTGTGTTTTTCTCTGTTAGTTAGTTTGCCTTCAAGTTCTTGGACCCGGAGACAGAGATCCTGGATGATCTGTGCTGCTTTGTCCCTGGCTTTCTCGGGATGTTGTGGGTCCTTGGTGACGGGTTCGTTCGTGTGGTGGATGGTACTTGCTATCTTTGCTTGGTTTGTGGCTTCATGGTGTTCTGAGGCCGGACAACGCGGTTGGGAGTCATCCTGGCTTGATGGGTTCTCCTCTAGGATGCCCTCCATGCGGTTCGACTGTCGcaggtccccacagacggcgccaatgtacaagaggattctggtacgggttgagatgAGGATCGGGAACCTGTGGGTCGAGACGGGTGTCGGACTATCCGAGCGGAGtgcgggggggggggggaggtacctgcaaagacactccgacgctcaagtcagaatggatctaagaggtataaggtgtggggaatgaatgaatacctgggggACGTAGGTCCtcttatttataggtgatggtagttattttatctttatcttgTTGGGATAAGATAAAGGAGACGTTTGAATTCAAAAGTCGGTTAGGAGCTCCAGTGGGCCGGTTTGGGGCCTTCTGGAGGGGGGAATGGGTCAAACCCGAGGAATCGGGTTTGTCTTTGGATCCGGGCTGGTGGGCCAGATCCGTAACAAAATTACacatcggtaaagaatttcaccaCTCTCTTTTTCACTAGTAATTTGCATAATATGTAACAAAAATTAATCATTCATCaaacttcaaaaatcaaaagcttgacAATTCTTGCATAGCAAAGAAGTAGCCAGAAGGTGAACCACTAGGCAACAATGCTAATCTAACAACACTAGCAGCACCATTTTCAACCGATAAGATTCCGGTATTTCGGTTAATGTCCGTTTTTACAAAACCCGGACAGACGCAATTAACACAGAATTTCGGATGCTTCCGTGCCAGAAGCCTTGTGTAAGAATTCATGGCTGCTTTTGAGAGCATATATGCAGACAGATAGGTTGGCCAGCCTTTGGTTTTCAATGAACCTTCTTTGAAATCTTTCATGAACTCCCTTAGTACCTTGTCTATTAGATCTTCTGTGAGGTTTTCGGTGTCATCTAGCACCCCTTTAGCCCATTCATTTGATATGTGCTGAAAAAAACATCATAAGACAATGTTGTCAGTGTTGTCAAAGTATCAGAGACAAGTTCACACTTTAAAAAAGTCAATTTAAAGAAAGTAAAGGATCAATCTCGTTTTTATTCTTAGTCTTTGTTTCTTTTTAAGTGTCTTCCATTTCCATGAAAGGGTTAAAGAAGTGTAGTTCTTTAAGATCcataattttttgtttctttttgtttgttcCTTGCAAGAAGAGACTTATCATCATTTAGTATAAACAAACAGCAAGAGCTAAGACTAATCATCTTAAATTTTGCAAGGACCAAATGGAAAATTACAAATTTACAGAGACCGAAAATTTATTTGACTCTAAAAACAATTGAACCTCGTTTGTCTACTTCCATTTCATGTTTTCACTCTTGAAAGCATTGAGAAGGAAGACAGGAAATGAAAACAAAACCAAAAAAGATACTTAAACTATGGCCATTTTCTTGTACCTGTAACAACCCTGCTGTGGAAGAAACATTGACAATCATAGGTGAAGTGGATAACTGAAGCAAAGGAAGAAATGCCTCAGTTGTTTCTTTAGCACCATAGTAGTTTGTTGTTAAGCATTTTTCAGCCATATCATAAGTTTGATTAAGCTCTTTCCACTTAATTATTGATCCTATAAGATCAGCTGAATCGAAACCATTGATTCCTGCATTGTTCACCTACACGACAATAATTTTGTTACTTAATGTAAAGTATTGATTTTcacatcaattaaaaaaaatgcaacaCTGCAAATAGTACTCTTCACTCGGTGTGTTTTCCATATTTTAACATATGGCTTTACCAAACATTATTCATAAGCAAATAGAATTAACAGAATCATTCCAATaagctaaattttaaaaagaaaatctgCCATAAGAGGAATTACTCTTGGAATCAGACACAGAATTTGCTTGATTAAGACCaagtttttataaaaagaaaattctTGCATATATGCATAAGCCAGATTCCAAGCAttgttattttataataaatgtcacttaggaaaaagaaaaaaaaaagaaggggggacaaaaatagaaaagttcagAATATTCAGCATTAATCTGGGAAAGTTAAacacttaaaaaaaaaagggtagaacatttaaaaaaaaaaatgagagatgAAGCAACGTTCAGAATATTCAACATCAGTCTGCAAGGCGTTGAACTTTAAGCACTTAAGAAAAAGAgagtaaatagaaaaattaaaaatacaaaaggaTGAAGCAAAAGATCATGATAATTGATATGCAAAGCACTAATCATAAAAATCTTGAAACTTACCAAGATATCAAGTCTTCCAAATTGGAATTTCACAAATTTCACCAATGATGCAATGCTAGAAGAATCAGTTACATCAAGCTGGTGAAAGATCACAAGTTCGTTAGAGAAACCGCACTCTCTCCTCAATTTCTCAACAGCTTCATATCCCCTTTTCTCATCTCTTGCTGTCAGAACAACCTTCACACCATTTGATGCCAACCCTTTAACAGTTTCCAACCCTATCCCTTTGTTTGAACCTGTAACTACTGCATACCTGGGAAACAAGAAAAAATCCAAAATGCCCCTCTAAATTTGTGTTTTTTACAAAAGGGtattaaaaaaaagtgaaagTTGTTACCTTTGTATGGAATCTGCCGCTGAAACCATGGATGCTACGCTGTGCTTTGCTTTTAACTATAGATAGATCATAGATGAGATTTGTTTGAACAATGGAGAGAGATTGCTAGTAATATTTATGGAATCCGATGACGGCTATAAAATAATATAGAACTGAATTTTGCTTaggatataaaattaaaaaaatgaataaagaaaataaaaataaaattgattgatCTAATTATTATATAGTCAATTGAGTTGTGAACAGTTTTCTTCTTCAAGTA
This region of Arachis hypogaea cultivar Tifrunner chromosome 8, arahy.Tifrunner.gnm2.J5K5, whole genome shotgun sequence genomic DNA includes:
- the LOC112705512 gene encoding (+)-neomenthol dehydrogenase — translated: MVSAADSIQRYAVVTGSNKGIGLETVKGLASNGVKVVLTARDEKRGYEAVEKLRRECGFSNELVIFHQLDVTDSSSIASLVKFVKFQFGRLDILVNNAGINGFDSADLIGSIIKWKELNQTYDMAEKCLTTNYYGAKETTEAFLPLLQLSTSPMIVNVSSTAGLLQHISNEWAKGVLDDTENLTEDLIDKVLREFMKDFKEGSLKTKGWPTYLSAYMLSKAAMNSYTRLLARKHPKFCVNCVCPGFVKTDINRNTGILSVENGAASVVRLALLPSGSPSGYFFAMQELSSF
- the LOC140174886 gene encoding uncharacterized protein, with product MEGILEENPSSQDDSQPRCPASEHHEATNQAKIASTIHHTNEPVTKDPQHPEKARDKAAQIIQDLCLRVQELEGKLTNREKHNNEHGSQATSRSRSHRGRSPTRQHDRRDDRSISRNHRHEKSLERRYNKKHHRSASRDLSRQHDSDEDRRYRNTKRTRSDHTIMGATPFTERILRAKLPKGFDKPTDMKYDGTKDPQEHLTAFEARMNLEGAADAVREPRRAEKDKSPEREGRNPRTQRQPTRESPEEDPTIIVNIITGKDVSSKSKLAIKKDLKVMAVRNQAPIAATSNMITFLPEDCLHGTSAEDAPFVISARIGTGLVRRILVDTGADSNILFRGAFDKLGLRNDNLQTHRHGVTGLGDNFLKPDGSITLPITIGTSNQKKTILSEFVVLKDSTAYNVILGRKTINDFSAVIFTKYLLMKFRTDDGSIGTIHGDREVAAECDNTSLALRKKSRDAAGIFLADLDARQDGQPRPEPEGDMEKLQIGPTKEEYTFINRNLPNDLKEELSQLLKQNKDLFAFTPADMPGINPDLMSHHLAVDPQAKPVAQRRRKMSPDRAAEVKKQVKVLLEANFIRELPYTTWLANVVLVRKPNGKWRIFMDAYSGYNQIPMHRPDEEKTAFITPDGTYCYTVMPFGLKNAGATYQRLVNKIFRDLTGDKLEVYIDDMLAKTESSEQLINDLTVIMNTLRKHQMRLNPAKCAFGMEAGKFLGFMITQRGVEANPEKCRAVLEMANPKNLKDIQKLTGRLTALSRFLGASAQKAIPFFKLMKKGTPFKWETKCEEAFQHFKKALSEPPILAKSQTGETLYLYLSITEEALAAALVREDEKKEQKPVYFISKVLQDAETRYSRLEKLAFALLTASRRLRQYFQAHPVTVRTDQAVKQVLQKPDLAGRMLAWSIELSQFQIRFEPRNAIKAQALTDFIAEMTPGKLIPEPWKLHVNGSSNSTHGGAGIILENQNGITIEQSVRYEFPVSNNQAEYEALLAGLTLAREVGVNALEVNTDSQVVSSQINGSYQARDPLLQQYLTKVNELKEGFESIIIRHVPRERNTRADLLSKLASTKPGHGNKSLIQEVVRSPSVSTAINSHLTISSQGSWTYPILQYLLDGTLPPDLKEGKRIKREAANYTIIVGQLYKRGFSQPLLKCVEPRDTEYILREIHEGCCGHHVGGKTLAQKIIKAGYFWPTIIRDSIQLVESANKIIVKGLKKRLDEAKGPWADELGSVLWSYRTTPQTTTGETPFRLTYGVEAVIPVENGDPSPKKTVGGNDEEAERDLIDEERNIAHVKELALKQRISLRYNHGVIRREFAADDLVLRRNDIGPPTPGEGKLTPNWEGPYRIKAVIGKGAYKLERLDGNEVPRTWNAANLRRYYA